GAAATCCGACAAACATATTGAAGAGTGGAGCCTTATTTCCTTTTGAAAGATTAAACAAAAATATCCCTAATGGTGCGGCCAGATTTAAAATCACAGCATTTATCAAAACTGAAAGCGGAAAAAACGCAATTACAGGATAGCCAAATATTGGTTCAAGAGGATATAACGGGACAAGTGCTGTAATAAAAATAAATGCCCATGCATCAGCACCTCCAAAAAGATGAAGGTATGCAGATGATATGTAAAACATAACACACAGCATTGCCGTGAGAAACAGATATCCAAAAGCAATTCGTAAATCTTCCAAAAGGAGAACTGCATAAACCCAGCATGACATTGGAATACCAATTAAAAGCATTGGGTACCAGGTCTTAAAAGGAACTCTCCTTTCTCTTAAATCAAGTAATGATGCATATAATAATGTGATTATTATCGCTGCGGATGAAATAAGAAGCGGTTCTATCATGAATATTTAACATTGTATGCCACACTTTTTATGTCTGACGATGATTTGACAGTTTGAAAGGATTGTGGTGGTGATGTTTTTCGTTCACTCATTGCAGTATATTTATCAGAATTTCTGTTTATAATGTAAAACATGATTGTGATCTGGATGAAATAGTGCATGAATTATTCATTTCATGAATGTTTTTGAAAAAAATTATTGGAATAGATATCTTCAAATGTGATGTATTGGATAAAAACATATTGAAATAATAATACAATTTATGATGATTATCTTATTTCTCCAAAATTCATCAATACATTTTTATTTTTAATAAATTGCACAGGAGACATATGAGCAGTTATGCAAATGGCAGAGCTTTTTGAAAAAGCAATAACCAACTCAAAATATTTAGGGGATTTTGAATACGGCAAACTCCTGGATTATATTGATGATAAAAATTTAAATGCTGTTGCCACAAATGACAATAAAAAAGGAAGTATAATTCTTATTTTTGTTGACGGTGAAGCAGCAGGTGCGGCACAAATTGATGATTATGGTATGCTTTACGGTGATAAGGTAATTTATAGTCTGGATAAGTCAGGGACATTTAAACTTTATACCACTGAGAAAAATTTAGCTGATTCTCTTGCTGCAAGAACAAGGATTTTTGATAAAAAGTATCTCAAACCTGAAAAATTTTCATCAGATTTACAGGATATCAAAAGCTTTAGTACTAAACCGTCAAAAATAAAATTCATTGTTATAAAGGATGAAAAACCACTGACAGGTGTCAAAGTAATATTAAAAAAAGACAATGCCCCCGGCACATATGATTATACCTCTTTTGATGGAAGTTGTGGTTTTGTTTTGCAGGGCGGAGATTACCTGTGCACTATTATTGAAAATGAGGAAACTGAACATTCATATCATATAAAACTTGAAGGGAAAAGCACAGAAATAACAATTAAATTATAATTATCGGAGTGTGTTTAATTTGAAGGAGAAAAAAAGAGGATTTAAAAATTTTTTAAAAAAAGATAAGAAAGAAACGGATTTCATAAATTTTGAAACTAATTCTCTTATAAGTAATGAAAGAATTAGTGATGAAAAAGATGATTTAGAAGATAAAACAGGTTTTTTTTTAAAGAATAAGAACAATTCACAAAACGGTGATTTAACAGATCTCATTAATAAACTGCAATCACAAAAAACAAGCGGGGAATTTATAAGATCAGATATTAAAAAGGACATAAAAAAAGAAGAATCTGATTCTAAAAAAATAATTAAATATCCGGAAACCTTCGAGGAAATAACTGAATTTGAGCCTATAGCTGATACTGAATTAAACATAACAGATGCTGAACTAAATATTGTTGATACTGAGCTGAAGAATAATGAACAAAATGAACTAAGAAAAGATTTGAAGAATAAAGAAATTTCACACTCTGCAATATCAAATTCTGACCTGTCTAATATTTTGTCAAGAATAAAAAAGACTGAGAATATTGAGGATAGACTGGAAAATCCTGAAAATATGTCTTCATATAAAAATGGAATAAATCATAATGATCAATATAATCAATACAATAAAAACACTGAGGATATTGAAAATGGGGAAAATACAGAAAATACAGAATCCGGATCAGACCTGAAACGAATATTAGGGAGAATAAA
The genomic region above belongs to Methanomicrobium antiquum and contains:
- a CDS encoding A24 family peptidase, with amino-acid sequence MIEPLLISSAAIIITLLYASLLDLRERRVPFKTWYPMLLIGIPMSCWVYAVLLLEDLRIAFGYLFLTAMLCVMFYISSAYLHLFGGADAWAFIFITALVPLYPLEPIFGYPVIAFFPLSVLINAVILNLAAPLGIFLFNLSKGNKAPLFNMFVGFPVDGKKITDSFGFIMEEFADTENGVQRNFISFKASVKRMISGKRRMYTQDLKRNPDEYKKELDIYTRSGKVWISYGLPFIIPITFGYITALFAGDLLYEIMKFIMGVI